In the genome of Girardinichthys multiradiatus isolate DD_20200921_A chromosome 7, DD_fGirMul_XY1, whole genome shotgun sequence, one region contains:
- the septin10 gene encoding septin 10 has translation MASSDVARQPDKGARPLSLAGHVGFDSLPDQLVNKSISQGFCFNILCIGETGIGKSTLMDTLFNTNFENFESSHFEPQVKLRAQTYDLQESNVRLRLTVVNTVGFGDQMNKQESYQPVVDYIDKQFETYLQEELKIKRSLHNYHDSRVHACLYFISPSGHSLKSLDLVTMKKLDSKVNIIPVIAKADTISKSELHKFKIKIMSELVSNGVQIYQFPLDDETVAKVNTTMNGHLPFAVVGSTEEVCVGNKMVKARQYPWGVVQVENEHHCDFVKLREMLICVNMEDLREQTHTRHYELYRRCKLEEMGFKDTDPECKPVSLQQTYEAKRQEFLAELQKREDEMRQVFVQRVKEKEAELKEAERELQGRFEQLKRLHADEKAALEEKKRFLEDDLSSFSKRKAAAQLLQAQSLTVNGKKDKDRKNSGFM, from the exons ATGGCTTCCTCGGATGTTGCTCGACAGCCG GATAAAGGAGCCCGGCCCTTGTCCCTAGCTGGCCATGTAGGCTTTGACAGTCTTCCAGATCAGCTTGTCAACAAGTCCATCAGTCAGGGCTTCTGCTTCAATATTCTGTGCATCG gtgAGACCGGTATCGGCAAGTCTACTTTGATGGACACACTATTTAACACCAACTTTGAGAACTTTGAGTCATCCCACTTTGAACCTCAAGTGAAGCTGCGGGCACAAACTTATGACCTACAGGAGAGTAACGTCAGGCTTCGTCTCACCGTGGTCAACACTGTTGGCTTTGGGGACCAAATGAACAAACAagaaag CTATCAGCCAGTGGTGGACTACATTGACAAGCAATTTGAGACTTACCTTCAGGAGGAGCTAAAAATCAAGCGCTCTCTGCACAACTACCACGACTCACGGGTGCACGCCTGTCTGTACTTTATCTCCCCCTCAGGTCATTCACTCAAATCCCTGGACCTTGTAACAATGAAGAAGCTGGACAGCAAG GTGAACATAATTCCAGTCATTGCCAAGGCTGACACCATCAGTAAGAGCGAGCTGCACAAATTCAAGATCAAAATCATGAGCGAACTGGTCAGCAATGGTGTGCAGATCTACCAGTTCCCGCTTGACGATGAAACCGTGGCCAAAGTCAACACCACCATGAAT ggCCATCTCCCATTTGCTGTCGTAGGCAGCACAGAGGAAGTGTGTGTTGGCAATAAGATGGTGAAAGCCCGCCAGTATCCATGGGGTGTTGTTCAAG TGGAAAACGAACACCATTGTGACTTTGTGAAGCTGAGGGAGATGCTCATTTGTGTAAACATGGAGGACTTGAGAGAGCAAACCCATACACGCCATTATGAGCTGTACCGGCGATGCAAATTAGAGGAAATGGGGTTTAAGGACACTGACCCTGAGTGCAAACCTGTCAG TTTACAGCAGACGTATGAGGCCAAGCGCCAGGAGTTCCTGGCTGAGCTGCAGAAAAGAGAGGATGAGATGAGGCAAGTTTTTGTGCAGAGGGTGAAGGAGAAGGAAGCAGAGCTGAAGGAGGCTGAGAGGGAG ctgcAGGGTCGTTTTGAGCAGCTGAAGCGCCTGCATGCAGATGAGAAAGCAGCTCTGGAGGAGAAGAAGCGTTTTCTGGAAGACGACCTGAGTTCTTTCAGTAAGAGAAAAGCTGCAGCTCAGCTCCTGCAGGCCCAAAGCCTCACGGTCAACGGCAAGAAAGACAAGGACCGGAAGAA TTCTGGCTTCATGTGA